A single Bacteroidales bacterium DNA region contains:
- a CDS encoding antibiotic biosynthesis monooxygenase, protein MKSNLNIIFFLVVTTFFLIMSSCEDQIESGADTNLIVLVKFKALPSKSTDAINGLTKLIENVRHEPHFVSIKVHIDSKEPSNILLYEEWSDASYYNSAHMNTPHLLQFREESQLFLAGPPEITQWRVEKVFTAE, encoded by the coding sequence ATGAAATCAAATCTAAACATTATCTTTTTCCTGGTGGTTACCACATTTTTTCTAATTATGTCATCCTGCGAAGATCAAATAGAATCGGGCGCTGACACCAATTTAATTGTGCTGGTGAAGTTTAAGGCATTGCCCTCAAAAAGTACTGATGCAATTAACGGGTTGACAAAGCTCATTGAAAATGTAAGACACGAACCGCATTTTGTCAGTATCAAAGTCCACATTGATTCAAAAGAACCGTCTAATATTTTGCTTTATGAGGAATGGAGTGATGCATCCTACTACAACTCAGCCCACATGAACACGCCGCATTTATTGCAATTCAGGGAAGAGTCGCAGTTATTTCTGGCTGGACCGCCCGAAATTACACAGTGGAGGGTTGAAAAAGTGTTTACGGCAGAATAA
- a CDS encoding T9SS type A sorting domain-containing protein, translating to MRKTLLFPLFILLLFSYSAKGQEFVSKVIQPDYFDVSIPLRDIPVEPAFMKDTLVRNPMMRIRNHPFAETALPKGPDEAWQQEMGTQGDERGAPTINFEGISNINGSIPPDTQGDVGPNHYFQVVNSSYQIFDKLGNSVLGPLNTTSIWSGFAISSITDPIVLYDSQADRWFISVFKSSSPYSIYIAVSTTGDPTGSWYRWSYSWATKPDYPKYGVWRDGYYMGCNTGGQDVAVFNRTAMIAGNASPQAVTFDNPDRPSIGFHAIMPLDNDGTLAPFGSPGLFVTINDDAWGGSDQLWIYALSVNWSNPGAATFSRIQQLNVTAFDSNFGPSWDNIAQPGVAQELDAVPEVLMFRAQYRNFGSHQAIVCTHSVDVNNTDRAGVRWYELRKTGANWFVHQQSTYSPTSDSRWMGSIAMNGEGDIALGYSVSSSTVFPSIRYTGRKASDPVNTMTMTERSIFAGANSQTGWNRWGDYSMMSVDPSDDTRFWYTNEYSNGGASWRTRVAAFSFSSSCYASGGCTEYISRVQAGSIDNSTGCTNYGDYTLSHSTNLPVNAGMPVTVTNGTPIYPSDQCGIWVDWNRDGDFYDANESIAVTGTPGVGPYTATIYPPSGATTGPVVMRIRITWTGAVDPCGSTSYGEVEDYTINLTTAATANYWTGIVSTNWHDPQNWSLYVVPTSTLHAVIPSGTPFSPEINTAAQCNNMILQSGAILTHNNSFLDVYGTFDAGFGQYTMTSTAASLYFFGSGNVLWWDDNQNDTYTNVRIWKSDNAIVTQQNNVTCSGTFRIVSGQFQLASNRHLYINSTSTTALEIQDGGTLKLSEFKSITVAGGIQFLNGSNLDMSGGSFYCGGNFRVASNASYDIDLSAGRLEMTGSGTNYIQDQDGGTLKLGEFRIAKPGGYVYIANADLNILGNLVITNGRLSCYNAPTPTASYNINIKGDWHNLLFPGGFEPGDGKVTFSGAGHQNIYTNENFNILEANMGAALRILYPGQIVTCNSYLWTSGGIDVYPGGTFTALDLAQQGITGGFWVNPGSVINLYQDNVQWVDLDGDLYFNGGGTINVYGGNGNSWWAFSRNASLTMDGGVLDFKDNGITISGLTYTLNANLSEDALIRTTGGLSMSRTGFVIDNGTFEFYGSSDRTVSMSATNRLNNILVNKSSKEATGSQPDIPLTDPRSGELLTDGTRANALSLSSDISIYGDMTIQSGTLNAGTRTINIGGDWANNVGESGFNEGTSTVIFNGPDDADILTEETFYNLSLDKTYSASWDALEIMSVPVTVLNNLNLIDGTLEANSNSVLTIGNNVNINLGAGLNVGFLDSGVQVFVGGNWTNNNTLYDTFVGYSTSGNEVITFNGVADQIITTAAPFEDFGTFVITKSGGAVRPAGNLQILGDFEINSGNFNSFVSGLTHRFQGDFTMNGPGNYYPGNPSTTEFTGEDNQVFLRNGGSTAFNHVVIDKAVAKSSNLNAVSGGETMAGNESGKIPTSFMLTLLSDIVAFNGGTTTINQGALNLGGNFYNSLGAININDGGILYLPEGSLLSVVSSLSVNNGGLLECRGTSSNKARIYKDAVGFYAFEVNAGGTISAEHTIFEHMAGPDGVNVKDGAMVDPDFSFNHCTFRNGDGTAGSALLVINNNQDLTITGASFPNNTAGYNVAKDMNQGNITFVDFTGSFAGEDNDYDIYNRVDWLVYELSASPLVHNVDPPAGSVTFDITSNLAWTISESVAWLSVAPMSGSNNATVTINYMQNSSPSPRSGIITISAPGVPDVIVTVNQAGATLTVTPSSRNVTAPAGSTSFSVGSNTSWTVTESVAWLSVLPMSGTGNGTLNVSYNQNTSATPRSGQITVSSPGLPNVIVTVNQAGAAATLTVTPANRDVAATAGSTSFSLSSNTGWAVSESVPWLSVTPMSGTGNGTLTVNYGENATGSTRIGTINVTATGGSPSVNITVTQVSYPTHSISLNAGWQGLSSYIMPVNNAIEDVFAPVLSDFIIAQTMTGMYYPAVPVNTIGDWLSQSAYKLKMNSAATFPVIGNEETNKVFSLSAGWNLVPVIVNTPVNPVSLFAGTSLTIAKDVAGTGVYWPAYGINTLGNLLPGKAYYALLGSSGSITFPANAKAEWTGNYPEIKLPANPWNEVTVSPSSHLIAIEAEGMNGLLTGDLIGVFSQNDECYGISEISNTSANALLTAYADDATTTSKDGFDEMEPMTYKVYRPSTGDTFDVLVEYNEQLPQTGNFTGEGLSAIKMLKLSATGVENTLGSGISIYPNPTDGMIWITGISEFSAIELIGTLGSTLQTLKLESQNTHIIDLDDLQPGVYQIKLSGERGTVVKRVVKK from the coding sequence ATGCGTAAAACTTTACTTTTCCCATTGTTCATTTTATTATTGTTTAGCTATTCTGCTAAAGGTCAGGAGTTTGTTTCAAAAGTTATCCAACCGGATTACTTTGATGTTTCCATCCCGCTCAGGGATATACCTGTTGAACCAGCCTTTATGAAAGACACCCTTGTTCGTAATCCTATGATGCGTATCAGAAACCATCCTTTTGCTGAAACAGCGTTGCCCAAAGGCCCCGATGAAGCCTGGCAGCAGGAGATGGGTACCCAGGGCGATGAACGAGGCGCCCCCACTATCAATTTCGAAGGGATAAGTAATATCAATGGTTCAATTCCGCCAGACACGCAAGGCGACGTTGGGCCTAATCATTATTTCCAGGTGGTGAACAGCTCTTATCAAATCTTTGATAAATTGGGAAATTCAGTGTTAGGACCATTAAACACAACTTCGATTTGGAGTGGTTTTGCTATTTCGAGTATAACCGATCCGATCGTATTATACGATTCACAAGCCGACAGGTGGTTTATTTCCGTATTTAAATCAAGTTCTCCGTACAGCATCTATATTGCTGTTTCAACAACCGGCGATCCGACGGGTAGTTGGTATCGCTGGTCTTATTCCTGGGCTACCAAGCCGGATTACCCAAAATATGGTGTATGGAGGGACGGCTATTATATGGGTTGCAATACAGGGGGACAGGATGTTGCAGTGTTCAACCGCACCGCGATGATTGCCGGAAATGCCAGTCCTCAGGCTGTTACATTTGATAATCCCGATCGCCCTTCAATTGGTTTTCATGCCATTATGCCCCTGGACAATGACGGCACTTTAGCGCCATTCGGTTCACCGGGTTTATTTGTAACCATCAACGATGATGCCTGGGGTGGGAGCGATCAGTTGTGGATTTATGCACTCAGCGTTAACTGGAGTAATCCCGGAGCAGCCACTTTCAGCAGAATTCAGCAGTTGAATGTAACGGCTTTTGACTCTAATTTTGGACCCAGTTGGGATAATATTGCTCAACCGGGTGTAGCCCAGGAGCTTGATGCAGTGCCGGAAGTGTTAATGTTCAGGGCGCAATACAGGAATTTTGGATCCCATCAGGCTATTGTTTGCACTCACTCGGTGGATGTTAACAATACCGACCGGGCTGGAGTGCGATGGTATGAGCTTCGTAAAACCGGCGCCAACTGGTTTGTACATCAGCAAAGCACTTACTCACCCACCTCTGACAGCCGTTGGATGGGTAGTATTGCCATGAATGGTGAAGGGGATATTGCACTCGGGTATTCAGTTTCGAGTTCAACGGTATTCCCATCCATCCGATATACCGGAAGAAAAGCCAGTGATCCTGTAAATACCATGACAATGACCGAGCGAAGCATATTTGCAGGAGCGAATTCTCAAACCGGGTGGAACCGCTGGGGAGATTATTCGATGATGAGTGTTGACCCATCGGATGATACCAGGTTTTGGTACACCAATGAATACTCCAACGGGGGTGCATCATGGCGGACAAGAGTGGCAGCCTTTAGCTTTAGTTCCAGTTGTTATGCGTCGGGTGGATGCACCGAATATATTAGCAGGGTTCAGGCCGGAAGCATCGACAATTCCACCGGTTGTACCAACTACGGTGACTACACTTTATCCCATTCTACCAATTTACCTGTAAATGCAGGAATGCCCGTGACAGTGACCAATGGCACGCCGATTTATCCGAGTGATCAGTGTGGGATATGGGTGGATTGGAACCGAGATGGTGATTTTTATGATGCGAACGAATCAATCGCTGTAACAGGTACACCCGGGGTAGGTCCTTACACAGCAACGATCTATCCTCCATCAGGAGCTACCACAGGTCCGGTTGTAATGAGAATAAGAATTACCTGGACCGGCGCCGTTGACCCGTGTGGCTCAACTTCCTATGGAGAAGTTGAAGATTACACCATTAACCTGACAACAGCTGCTACTGCAAATTACTGGACAGGTATTGTAAGCACTAACTGGCACGATCCGCAAAACTGGTCGTTGTATGTAGTTCCTACCAGTACACTCCATGCTGTAATTCCATCGGGGACGCCTTTCTCACCGGAGATCAATACAGCAGCGCAATGCAACAACATGATCCTGCAATCAGGAGCGATACTTACACACAATAATTCATTTCTTGATGTGTACGGGACATTTGATGCAGGCTTTGGTCAATATACCATGACAAGTACTGCGGCCTCACTTTATTTCTTTGGTTCCGGAAATGTTTTATGGTGGGACGATAACCAAAATGATACCTATACCAATGTCCGGATTTGGAAGTCTGACAATGCGATTGTCACGCAGCAAAATAATGTAACTTGTAGTGGTACTTTCAGAATTGTATCAGGGCAGTTTCAGTTGGCATCTAACCGACACCTATACATCAACAGCACTTCTACAACAGCGCTGGAAATACAGGATGGCGGCACGCTTAAGCTGAGTGAATTTAAAAGTATTACAGTAGCCGGTGGAATACAGTTTTTGAACGGAAGTAATCTTGATATGTCAGGTGGGTCATTTTATTGCGGGGGTAATTTCAGGGTAGCCAGCAACGCCTCCTACGATATTGACCTTTCCGCAGGCAGGTTGGAAATGACCGGAAGCGGCACCAACTATATCCAGGATCAGGATGGCGGAACCCTTAAGCTTGGCGAATTTAGAATCGCAAAACCGGGAGGTTATGTTTACATTGCCAATGCCGACCTCAATATTCTCGGCAACCTTGTAATCACCAATGGTCGTTTAAGCTGTTACAATGCCCCTACGCCAACTGCAAGCTACAACATTAACATTAAAGGCGACTGGCATAACCTGCTTTTCCCCGGCGGATTTGAGCCTGGCGATGGGAAGGTAACTTTCAGCGGCGCCGGTCATCAGAACATTTATACCAACGAAAACTTTAATATTCTCGAAGCCAATATGGGTGCGGCATTGAGAATACTTTATCCCGGCCAGATTGTTACCTGCAATTCCTATTTGTGGACATCGGGCGGAATTGATGTCTATCCGGGAGGAACATTTACTGCGCTTGATCTGGCCCAGCAGGGTATTACCGGTGGATTTTGGGTGAATCCCGGTTCGGTGATCAACCTTTACCAGGACAATGTCCAATGGGTTGACCTTGATGGGGATTTGTACTTTAACGGTGGCGGAACCATCAACGTTTATGGTGGAAACGGAAACAGCTGGTGGGCGTTCTCGCGGAATGCTTCGCTTACCATGGATGGCGGTGTGCTTGATTTTAAGGACAACGGGATTACGATAAGTGGTTTGACCTATACACTGAATGCCAATTTATCTGAGGATGCGCTAATACGGACAACAGGTGGGCTTAGCATGAGCAGAACCGGTTTTGTAATTGATAACGGAACTTTTGAGTTTTATGGAAGCAGCGATAGAACTGTTTCGATGTCCGCAACCAATAGGTTGAACAATATACTGGTCAACAAATCCTCGAAAGAAGCTACCGGTTCTCAACCTGACATCCCTCTTACCGATCCACGCAGTGGTGAATTGCTGACAGATGGCACGAGGGCGAATGCGTTATCATTGTCATCAGATATTTCTATTTATGGTGACATGACAATTCAATCAGGTACGCTTAATGCCGGAACACGAACCATAAATATTGGCGGCGACTGGGCAAACAATGTCGGTGAAAGCGGTTTTAATGAAGGGACAAGTACTGTGATCTTTAATGGCCCTGATGACGCAGATATTTTAACTGAGGAGACTTTTTACAATCTCTCACTGGATAAAACTTATTCTGCGAGTTGGGATGCACTCGAGATCATGTCGGTACCAGTAACAGTTCTCAATAACCTAAACCTGATTGACGGCACGCTGGAAGCAAATTCCAATTCGGTATTAACCATTGGCAATAACGTAAACATTAACTTAGGAGCCGGGCTCAATGTTGGTTTCCTGGATTCCGGGGTCCAGGTTTTTGTTGGAGGTAACTGGACAAATAATAACACCCTATATGACACTTTCGTAGGATATTCCACGAGCGGAAACGAAGTAATCACTTTCAATGGTGTGGCTGATCAAATCATTACAACGGCTGCACCTTTTGAAGACTTTGGCACTTTTGTAATTACTAAATCCGGCGGAGCAGTCAGGCCGGCCGGTAATCTGCAAATCCTGGGTGATTTTGAAATCAATTCGGGAAATTTCAACAGTTTTGTTTCCGGGCTTACACACAGGTTCCAGGGTGATTTTACCATGAATGGACCGGGGAATTATTACCCGGGAAATCCGTCAACAACAGAATTCACTGGTGAAGATAACCAGGTTTTCCTCAGAAACGGCGGGTCAACGGCATTCAATCATGTGGTTATTGATAAAGCGGTTGCAAAATCTTCCAATCTCAATGCAGTTAGTGGCGGTGAGACGATGGCAGGGAATGAGTCAGGAAAAATACCTACGTCATTCATGCTTACTTTGCTTTCGGATATAGTTGCATTTAATGGAGGCACGACCACAATCAATCAAGGTGCGTTGAACCTGGGAGGTAATTTTTATAATTCCCTGGGTGCAATAAATATCAATGATGGTGGTATACTTTATCTTCCGGAAGGTTCATTACTTTCGGTTGTTTCCAGTTTGTCAGTGAATAATGGAGGGTTGCTTGAATGCAGAGGAACAAGCAGTAATAAAGCACGGATTTATAAGGATGCGGTCGGTTTTTATGCTTTTGAGGTGAACGCTGGCGGTACCATCAGTGCTGAGCATACAATTTTTGAGCACATGGCCGGGCCTGATGGTGTTAATGTTAAGGACGGAGCGATGGTTGATCCCGATTTTAGCTTTAATCACTGCACATTCAGGAATGGCGATGGGACTGCTGGTTCGGCGTTGCTTGTAATCAATAATAATCAGGATTTAACGATCACCGGGGCTTCATTTCCAAACAACACTGCCGGCTACAATGTCGCTAAAGATATGAACCAGGGAAACATCACTTTTGTTGATTTTACAGGTTCATTTGCTGGGGAAGATAATGATTATGATATATATAACCGCGTGGACTGGCTTGTGTATGAGCTTTCTGCTTCACCGCTTGTGCACAATGTTGATCCACCGGCAGGATCGGTTACTTTTGACATTACTTCCAACCTTGCCTGGACGATTTCGGAAAGTGTGGCATGGCTCAGTGTGGCTCCAATGTCGGGTAGTAACAATGCAACTGTTACCATCAACTACATGCAGAACAGTTCACCCTCGCCGAGGTCGGGCATCATCACAATTTCGGCGCCCGGAGTGCCTGATGTGATCGTTACTGTGAATCAGGCTGGCGCGACTTTAACAGTAACCCCTTCTTCACGGAATGTAACTGCTCCGGCAGGCTCCACATCATTCAGTGTGGGTTCAAACACCTCCTGGACTGTAACCGAAAGTGTTGCCTGGCTGAGTGTATTGCCAATGAGCGGAACCGGTAACGGAACACTCAATGTAAGCTATAACCAGAACACATCCGCAACTCCAAGGTCGGGTCAGATCACAGTTTCTTCACCAGGTCTTCCAAATGTGATCGTAACGGTGAACCAGGCCGGTGCAGCAGCCACGTTAACCGTAACACCCGCAAACCGGGATGTAGCTGCAACTGCCGGATCAACATCTTTCAGCCTTAGCTCCAATACCGGGTGGGCTGTGAGCGAGAGCGTACCGTGGTTAAGCGTTACTCCGATGAGTGGAACCGGAAATGGAACATTAACAGTGAATTACGGCGAAAATGCTACCGGAAGCACCAGGATTGGAACCATCAATGTGACAGCTACAGGTGGTTCACCCTCTGTAAATATTACCGTAACCCAGGTATCTTACCCGACACATTCAATTTCGCTAAATGCAGGCTGGCAGGGACTTTCAAGTTACATCATGCCGGTGAACAATGCCATAGAGGATGTTTTTGCGCCTGTTTTGTCTGATTTCATCATTGCTCAGACCATGACCGGAATGTATTATCCTGCCGTGCCGGTCAATACCATTGGAGACTGGCTCAGTCAGTCGGCCTATAAATTGAAAATGAACAGCGCCGCCACTTTCCCGGTTATTGGAAATGAAGAAACCAACAAGGTATTCTCGCTGAGCGCCGGTTGGAACCTGGTTCCTGTGATTGTTAATACCCCGGTGAATCCGGTGTCTCTGTTCGCCGGAACCAGTCTGACCATTGCCAAGGATGTAGCCGGAACGGGTGTTTACTGGCCGGCTTATGGCATCAACACACTCGGAAACCTGCTGCCAGGTAAAGCTTATTATGCGTTACTCGGTTCATCTGGTTCCATTACCTTCCCTGCAAATGCCAAAGCAGAATGGACAGGGAATTATCCCGAAATCAAATTACCTGCTAACCCGTGGAATGAGGTGACTGTTTCTCCATCTTCTCATCTCATTGCTATTGAAGCTGAAGGAATGAATGGCCTGTTAACAGGTGATTTGATCGGAGTCTTTTCGCAAAATGATGAATGTTATGGAATTTCCGAAATCAGCAACACATCTGCAAATGCACTACTCACGGCCTATGCCGATGATGCTACAACCACCTCGAAAGATGGCTTTGATGAAATGGAGCCGATGACCTATAAAGTTTACCGTCCATCCACAGGCGATACCTTCGATGTGCTGGTGGAATACAATGAGCAACTGCCTCAAACCGGCAATTTCACCGGCGAAGGACTGTCAGCGATAAAAATGCTAAAGCTTTCAGCAACAGGAGTTGAAAACACACTGGGCAGCGGAATCAGTATTTATCCCAATCCAACCGATGGAATGATCTGGATTACGGGGATTTCTGAATTCTCAGCCATTGAGTTGATTGGGACTTTAGGTTCTACTTTACAAACCTTAAAACTTGAAAGCCAAAACACCCACATCATTGATCTTGACGATTTGCAGCCGGGGGTTTACCAGATTAAGCTATCCGGTGAGAGAGGAACGGTAGTGAAGCGGGTGGTGAAGAAGTAA
- the alaS gene encoding alanine--tRNA ligase codes for MNSAQIRQTFLEFFESKQHKTVPSAPMVVKNDPTLMFTNAGMNQFKDIFLGNSPVKYPRIANTQKCLRVSGKHNDLEEVGHDTYHHTMFEMLGNWSFGDYFKKEAIEWGWELLTSVFGLDKERLYVTVFGGDDSEGLGVDQEAFDVWRKIIDEDRILYGSKKDNFWEMGDTGPCGPCSEIHIDLRNDEERRQRPGKEMVNTGHPEVIEVWNLVFIQYNRKNDGKLESLPAKHVDTGMGFERLTMALQKKKSNYDTDVFQPVIQEIGRLAGKHYGENVKQDIAMRVIADHLRAIAFAIADGQLPSNNKAGYVIRRILRRAVRYGFTFLDLKEPFINKLVKILVVDMGKFFPELVAQQELITKVIAEEEHAFLRTLSHGIRRFEQYVESNPGQKIIAGDFAFELFDTYGFPIDLTQLMAREKGLDLDMNGYNSRLEQQKQRSRQAAEIDTDEWVVIRTGDDQTVFLGYESLEAEARIMRFRKVKTQKEIYYQIVLDQTPFYAESGGQVGDRGTLESNENKIYIRDTQKENDLIVHISDHLPDDLYANYIARVDADKRRMTMNHHSATHLMHAALKRVLGNHVEQRGSLVDENRLRFDFSHFAKLTPEEIRKVEQIVNAKIRENVPIHDQRNVPIDEAKAMGAAALFGEKYGELVRVVTFDPSFSIEFCGGTHVPATGQISMFKIVSETAIAAGIRRIEAITADRVEELFIEQDAIISGLKDIFKNQKDILKSVHELIDEKKVLEKQIEAMKREKIADLKFELKRQAEHINGINFIAQKIDGDAQAARDLAFMMKDIMDDLFLVLGNTADGKAGLTVMISDNLTKEKGLNAGQIIREIAKEIGGGGGGQSHFATAGGKNPDGIESALRKAREFINK; via the coding sequence ATGAATTCAGCTCAGATACGACAGACATTTCTTGAATTTTTTGAAAGCAAACAGCATAAAACCGTTCCCTCAGCGCCAATGGTGGTTAAGAATGACCCTACGCTGATGTTCACCAATGCAGGGATGAACCAGTTCAAAGATATTTTCCTTGGCAACTCTCCCGTGAAATATCCACGGATTGCCAATACTCAAAAATGCCTCCGGGTTTCAGGTAAGCACAATGATCTGGAGGAGGTGGGACATGATACTTACCATCATACAATGTTTGAAATGTTGGGTAATTGGTCTTTTGGCGATTATTTTAAAAAGGAAGCCATCGAATGGGGGTGGGAATTATTGACCAGCGTTTTTGGACTCGACAAGGAAAGACTTTATGTAACTGTGTTTGGCGGAGATGATAGCGAAGGCCTTGGCGTGGACCAGGAAGCATTTGATGTTTGGCGAAAAATAATCGACGAAGATAGAATACTTTACGGCTCGAAAAAAGATAATTTCTGGGAAATGGGTGATACTGGTCCTTGCGGGCCTTGCTCTGAAATCCATATTGACTTACGTAATGATGAAGAAAGACGTCAACGTCCGGGTAAAGAAATGGTAAATACCGGGCACCCCGAAGTAATTGAAGTCTGGAACCTTGTTTTTATTCAGTACAACAGGAAAAATGACGGAAAATTGGAATCATTGCCTGCAAAACATGTCGATACCGGAATGGGTTTCGAGCGGTTGACTATGGCTTTGCAAAAGAAAAAGTCGAATTATGATACTGATGTGTTCCAACCTGTTATACAGGAGATAGGCCGCTTAGCCGGAAAACACTACGGCGAAAATGTTAAACAGGATATCGCCATGCGCGTAATTGCCGATCATCTGCGCGCCATCGCCTTTGCTATTGCCGACGGACAGCTTCCATCCAATAACAAGGCGGGTTATGTGATCCGACGAATTTTGAGAAGAGCAGTTCGATATGGTTTTACCTTTCTCGATTTAAAAGAACCGTTTATCAACAAGCTGGTTAAAATCCTTGTGGTTGATATGGGCAAATTTTTCCCTGAGCTTGTTGCACAACAAGAACTGATTACTAAAGTGATTGCTGAAGAAGAACATGCTTTCCTGCGCACGCTCTCCCATGGGATCAGGCGATTTGAACAATATGTGGAATCAAATCCCGGTCAGAAAATAATTGCCGGTGATTTTGCTTTTGAATTGTTTGATACTTATGGTTTCCCGATAGACCTCACTCAGTTAATGGCACGCGAAAAAGGCCTTGATTTGGATATGAATGGATATAACAGTCGCCTTGAGCAGCAAAAACAACGCTCGCGGCAGGCGGCAGAAATAGACACTGACGAGTGGGTTGTGATCAGAACTGGTGATGACCAGACCGTATTCCTCGGTTATGAATCGCTGGAGGCCGAAGCCCGGATCATGAGGTTCAGAAAAGTGAAAACACAAAAAGAGATTTATTACCAGATTGTATTGGATCAAACACCATTTTATGCAGAATCAGGCGGTCAGGTGGGCGACCGGGGTACGCTTGAAAGCAATGAAAATAAAATTTATATCAGGGATACCCAGAAAGAAAACGACCTTATCGTTCACATTAGTGATCATCTTCCTGACGACCTCTATGCCAACTACATCGCACGTGTGGATGCCGATAAACGCCGCATGACGATGAACCATCACAGTGCTACTCACCTGATGCACGCCGCCCTTAAGCGTGTGCTTGGTAATCATGTCGAGCAGCGAGGCTCATTGGTTGACGAAAACCGGCTGAGGTTCGACTTTTCGCATTTTGCTAAATTGACGCCGGAGGAAATCCGGAAAGTAGAACAGATCGTCAATGCTAAAATCAGAGAAAATGTACCCATACACGATCAGCGTAATGTACCTATAGATGAGGCCAAAGCGATGGGTGCGGCAGCTTTGTTCGGAGAAAAATATGGTGAGCTTGTTCGCGTAGTAACCTTTGATCCCTCCTTCTCCATCGAGTTTTGTGGCGGTACGCATGTCCCTGCAACAGGGCAAATCTCAATGTTCAAAATCGTTTCTGAAACTGCTATTGCTGCCGGTATCCGGCGCATCGAAGCCATCACTGCTGACCGTGTGGAAGAACTTTTTATTGAACAGGATGCGATTATATCAGGCCTGAAAGATATCTTTAAAAACCAGAAAGATATCCTAAAATCCGTTCATGAGTTGATTGATGAGAAGAAAGTGTTGGAAAAGCAGATCGAAGCCATGAAAAGAGAAAAGATTGCCGACCTGAAGTTTGAATTAAAGCGTCAGGCCGAGCACATCAATGGTATTAATTTTATCGCTCAAAAAATTGATGGTGATGCTCAGGCAGCCAGGGATTTAGCTTTTATGATGAAGGATATTATGGATGACCTCTTTCTTGTTTTGGGAAACACAGCAGATGGGAAAGCAGGACTTACTGTGATGATTTCTGACAACCTGACCAAAGAAAAAGGACTTAACGCCGGCCAGATCATCCGCGAAATTGCCAAAGAAATTGGTGGTGGCGGAGGAGGCCAATCCCATTTTGCAACTGCCGGCGGAAAAAATCCGGACGGGATCGAAAGTGCCTTAAGAAAAGCCAGGGAGTTTATAAATAAATAG
- a CDS encoding M23 family metallopeptidase, which yields MGKAKYHFDPVTITFEIVKYPFRKKVRKFFLYLLAAGLYGIIVLFAAYSFHDSPKERYLKRELSHMEFQYRVLNDRLDQIGEVIEDLQQRDDNIYRVIFEAEPVPSSVRKAGYGGVDRYKSLDGYLYSNLLVQTTEKLDQITGQLVVQSKSFDEVFELAKNKSAFIASIPAIQPINNKDLRLLSSYYGYRMDPFYKVMKLHEGVDFSAPVGTKIYATGDGIVTTVEKGKSHYGNNVLIDHDFGYETFYAHCAEIKVKPGERVKRGQVIATVGITGKSTGPHLHYEVRKNGRAINPINFFFNDISPEDYQLMIELSARPSQTMD from the coding sequence ATGGGTAAAGCAAAATATCATTTCGATCCTGTAACCATAACCTTTGAAATCGTAAAATATCCCTTCAGAAAAAAAGTCAGGAAGTTTTTTCTCTACCTGTTGGCTGCAGGGCTGTATGGAATCATAGTACTTTTTGCTGCTTACAGTTTTCACGACTCCCCCAAAGAACGTTACCTCAAGCGTGAGCTTTCGCATATGGAATTTCAGTATCGAGTACTCAACGATCGTCTGGATCAGATTGGCGAGGTGATTGAAGACCTGCAGCAACGTGACGATAATATTTATCGCGTGATCTTCGAGGCAGAACCAGTCCCCTCCTCAGTGCGCAAAGCAGGCTATGGGGGTGTTGACAGGTATAAAAGTCTGGATGGCTATCTCTACTCCAATTTGTTAGTTCAAACAACCGAGAAACTGGATCAGATCACCGGCCAGTTGGTCGTTCAGTCAAAATCATTTGACGAAGTATTTGAATTGGCCAAAAACAAATCAGCATTTATTGCCTCCATCCCGGCCATTCAGCCTATAAACAACAAAGACCTCAGGCTACTCTCATCCTATTATGGTTACCGGATGGACCCATTTTACAAAGTCATGAAACTACACGAAGGTGTGGATTTTTCAGCCCCGGTTGGCACAAAAATTTATGCTACCGGCGATGGCATTGTTACAACAGTGGAAAAGGGGAAAAGCCATTATGGTAACAACGTCCTGATCGATCATGATTTCGGGTATGAAACCTTTTACGCACATTGTGCTGAAATTAAGGTAAAACCCGGTGAGCGCGTCAAGCGGGGACAGGTGATTGCAACTGTTGGCATTACAGGTAAATCAACAGGTCCTCACCTGCACTACGAAGTAAGAAAAAACGGAAGAGCCATTAACCCTATCAATTTCTTCTTCAACGACATCAGCCCGGAAGACTACCAATTGATGATAGAGCTCTCTGCAAGACCATCCCAAACAATGGATTAA